In one window of Chloroflexota bacterium DNA:
- a CDS encoding glycosyltransferase family 4 protein, whose amino-acid sequence MRICMLTSSYPKSPGDGTAPFIESIATHVAAQGHEVHVLAPFHPDIRRNPIEDGVHLHFFRYTPLPGLYLWGYASSLSADIRVKPAIYLLAPFVVTAMARALHQLLHDARPEILHAHWVIPNAPVPAFFARHRDIPLVVSLHGSDVYLAERLAPVGAVARVCFKIAGAITACSQDLRGRAVTLGADPAKTRVIPYGVDTQRFTPMQGPPPYPWSDSPVILAIGRLVHKKGFEYLIRAAPLVLAEHSDAHFVLIGDGDLRPALEREANEVGVSEHMHFLGAIPHYDIPRYLAACDIFVVPSVQDESGNVDGLPNTLLEGMATGRAVVATRVAGIPQVIHDGSNGLLIPPSDHVALARAIIRLLAAPHLRTELGLRARHTVQEQYSWADVARQFVDIYEGLAESQRSR is encoded by the coding sequence ATGCGCATCTGTATGTTAACGTCATCCTATCCGAAATCCCCAGGGGATGGGACAGCTCCGTTCATCGAATCCATCGCCACACACGTAGCAGCCCAGGGCCATGAAGTGCACGTGCTGGCCCCTTTTCACCCCGACATTCGCCGCAACCCCATCGAAGATGGCGTACACCTGCATTTTTTCCGTTACACACCGCTGCCAGGCCTATATCTTTGGGGCTATGCCTCGTCCCTCTCCGCCGACATCAGGGTGAAGCCCGCCATCTATCTACTCGCGCCCTTCGTAGTTACGGCAATGGCTCGCGCCCTTCATCAGTTACTGCATGATGCTCGACCTGAAATCCTGCATGCGCACTGGGTGATCCCCAATGCACCTGTGCCCGCATTTTTCGCCCGGCACAGGGATATTCCTCTCGTAGTCAGCCTACATGGCTCTGATGTATACTTGGCCGAGCGCTTGGCTCCCGTGGGAGCGGTGGCCCGGGTTTGCTTCAAAATCGCCGGGGCCATCACCGCCTGCAGTCAAGACTTGCGGGGACGGGCAGTGACCTTAGGTGCGGATCCCGCCAAGACCCGGGTGATCCCCTACGGCGTGGACACACAGCGCTTTACCCCAATGCAAGGGCCCCCTCCTTATCCGTGGTCCGATAGCCCGGTGATCCTAGCCATCGGGCGGCTGGTGCATAAGAAAGGCTTCGAATACCTGATCCGCGCTGCCCCCTTAGTACTAGCGGAACACTCAGACGCTCATTTTGTCCTGATTGGTGATGGCGACCTACGACCAGCGCTGGAGCGCGAGGCCAATGAGGTCGGCGTGAGCGAGCATATGCATTTCCTGGGAGCCATCCCTCACTACGATATACCTCGTTACCTGGCCGCATGCGACATCTTCGTTGTCCCCTCGGTACAAGATGAGAGCGGTAACGTAGATGGGTTGCCGAACACTCTCCTTGAGGGTATGGCCACGGGGCGGGCCGTTGTCGCCACTCGTGTCGCCGGCATCCCCCAAGTGATTCATGATGGTAGCAATGGACTCCTGATCCCACCCAGTGACCATGTGGCCTTGGCACGGGCTATCATCCGCCTGTTAGCCGCACCTCATCTCCGGACAGAATTGGGTCTGCGCGCCCGGCACACTGTTCAAGAACAATATTCCTGGGCCGATGTAGCGCGCCAGTTCGTGGATATTTACGAAGGTCTGGCCGAATCGCAGAGGTCACGGTGA
- a CDS encoding glycosyltransferase family 39 protein, producing MDADPFIFKGIIDIGDEGYWAYEARNKVLFDEWISDDLTASMAMAPLYAFLSFVAFKSFGVHLFSARLVPAVAGILSVFGVYLIVREYNKRLAVIAAFIMAINNAFFMYNRIGHPESLVIFFLLLSFFFLTSKKRSNIHYLLAGVCFMLAILSKLTAVYFFPVIIFYFVALSFRKETYSRGILTYFAGVFLIAIPTVLFYYIRLFPMFKSTLNGLSAGRGVLSLILIPSHIFRFASNQYFSLPSIFLLSLLSIIYFRERKALRFFGNIKQNIKCLDAIELMAFSWFFGYLIGVLFSDFYDRRFTILIIPLTLFGSMVFDKNEKVNFAGKEHIGLFTFVILLVPFLNLLRYPVYELSNHINLKSMLEPVLPSRLFSMIEPLKYATVTELALTGILLLMASITAVLYATIFTLKPKYRAPIGRCLPQFSLFSLFLALLLNFTYRNSAIIEFFYTRIPRSFVILIATLLSISLTRGVKEHTSLLKTIVSSIYVVFCTLIIACTLFFPSFSITKSSAEMAKICNEREWIIGPLGHELSFENKLRPLWWIPNEKNYEDMNKDAMEKYRPKYYLRAIYWYWEGEKTTLEDSWPTPEQINRPLVYLDTFELWPVFGKPRAILELYRIDYVLPM from the coding sequence TTGGATGCCGACCCCTTTATATTTAAGGGCATAATCGATATTGGAGATGAGGGATATTGGGCATACGAAGCCAGAAATAAGGTCCTATTTGATGAGTGGATATCGGATGATCTTACTGCAAGCATGGCAATGGCACCCCTATATGCTTTCTTATCATTTGTTGCATTTAAATCCTTTGGTGTGCATTTGTTTAGTGCAAGATTAGTGCCCGCAGTAGCAGGTATTCTATCTGTTTTTGGGGTGTATCTTATCGTAAGAGAATACAATAAAAGATTGGCTGTTATTGCGGCCTTCATTATGGCAATAAATAACGCATTTTTTATGTATAATAGAATCGGACATCCAGAGTCATTAGTTATATTTTTCTTATTACTCAGTTTCTTTTTCCTAACATCTAAAAAGAGATCCAATATTCATTATTTACTAGCAGGAGTTTGTTTTATGTTAGCAATTCTTTCCAAATTGACTGCAGTCTATTTTTTCCCTGTTATAATTTTTTATTTCGTGGCACTGTCCTTTAGAAAGGAGACGTACTCTAGAGGCATTCTTACCTATTTTGCTGGGGTCTTTTTAATAGCAATACCTACAGTGCTTTTTTACTATATCCGGCTCTTTCCGATGTTCAAATCGACTCTGAACGGGCTTTCGGCCGGTAGAGGTGTACTATCTTTAATCTTGATCCCTTCTCACATTTTTCGTTTTGCATCAAATCAATATTTCTCTTTACCATCTATTTTCTTACTCTCACTATTATCAATAATCTATTTCAGAGAAAGAAAGGCTCTCAGATTTTTTGGGAATATTAAACAGAATATAAAATGTCTTGATGCGATAGAACTGATGGCTTTCTCTTGGTTTTTCGGTTATCTAATCGGAGTACTGTTTTCTGATTTTTACGATAGAAGATTCACGATTCTGATAATTCCCTTGACATTATTCGGTTCGATGGTATTTGATAAGAATGAAAAAGTTAACTTTGCAGGTAAGGAACATATTGGCCTGTTTACATTCGTTATTTTGCTAGTGCCTTTTTTAAACCTGTTACGCTATCCAGTTTATGAGTTATCGAATCATATAAATTTAAAGTCAATGTTAGAGCCTGTGCTTCCTTCAAGGCTCTTTTCTATGATTGAACCACTTAAATATGCCACAGTAACAGAATTAGCATTGACAGGAATACTCCTTTTGATGGCGAGCATTACAGCAGTTTTATATGCGACCATATTTACACTTAAACCAAAATATAGAGCCCCAATAGGTAGATGTTTGCCCCAGTTTTCCCTCTTTAGTCTGTTTTTAGCATTGTTATTAAATTTCACTTATAGAAACAGTGCAATCATAGAGTTCTTTTACACTAGAATCCCCAGAAGTTTTGTCATCTTAATTGCGACATTGTTATCTATATCGCTAACTAGAGGTGTAAAAGAGCACACTTCTCTATTGAAAACAATAGTCTCAAGCATTTATGTGGTATTCTGCACACTCATAATAGCCTGCACTTTATTCTTTCCTTCCTTCTCTATAACAAAGTCTTCCGCAGAAATGGCCAAGATTTGCAATGAGAGGGAGTGGATTATTGGCCCTTTGGGGCATGAGCTCTCATTCGAGAATAAATTGAGACCCTTGTGGTGGATACCAAATGAGAAAAATTACGAAGATATGAATAAGGACGCTATGGAGAAGTACAGACCAAAGTATTATCTTAGAGCAATATATTGGTATTGGGAGGGGGAAAAGACGACTCTTGAGGATAGTTGGCCAACACCAGAACAGATCAACAGGCCATTAGTCTACTTGGATACCTTTGAGTTATGGCCCGTTTTTGGGAAACCACGAGCCATTTTGGAGTTATATAGGATAGATTATGTATTGCCTATGTAG
- a CDS encoding class I SAM-dependent methyltransferase yields the protein MLEIRQEHISESADSQRAYDEIYAGEGIRQPDSFYRWVLDLLGVERGKRLLDVACGIGVLVGLAARRGLVAHGVDLSPVAICAACYRTHDGYFVVGDGEALPYADETFDYVTSIGSLEHYLDMEGGTREMARVLRDNGRALILLPNTFALLGNFLHVWRTGRVYIGSQPIERTATRAEWQDLLEANGFHVVRTLKWEREMPRSLADLRWYLHHPKHLARLMLSPFVPLNLANCFAYLCYKVK from the coding sequence GTGTTAGAGATACGTCAAGAACACATCTCCGAAAGTGCAGATAGTCAGCGTGCCTATGATGAGATTTACGCCGGTGAAGGTATCCGCCAGCCCGACTCTTTTTACCGCTGGGTTTTGGATCTCCTTGGTGTTGAGCGAGGTAAGCGTCTACTGGACGTGGCGTGTGGTATAGGGGTGCTCGTGGGCCTCGCTGCCCGGCGGGGCCTCGTCGCGCACGGGGTGGACCTCTCGCCGGTTGCCATCTGTGCCGCCTGCTACAGGACTCACGATGGCTATTTCGTGGTGGGGGATGGCGAAGCCTTGCCCTACGCCGACGAAACGTTCGACTACGTGACAAGCATTGGCAGTTTGGAACATTACTTGGATATGGAAGGTGGCACGCGAGAGATGGCCCGGGTACTGCGCGACAATGGACGAGCATTGATCCTTTTGCCCAATACATTTGCTTTGCTCGGTAACTTTCTGCACGTGTGGCGCACGGGCCGGGTATACATTGGGTCGCAGCCTATCGAGCGCACGGCAACACGCGCAGAGTGGCAAGATTTACTAGAGGCTAATGGTTTCCACGTCGTTCGTACGCTAAAGTGGGAAAGGGAAATGCCGCGTTCTTTAGCCGATCTGCGCTGGTACCTCCACCACCCCAAGCATCTGGCACGATTGATGCTCTCTCCCTTTGTGCCCCTCAATCTGGCGAATTGTTTCGCTTATCTCTGCTACAAGGTCAAATAA
- a CDS encoding glycosyltransferase family 4 protein translates to MIYFLYPRLAKLTGAERHILKLAEYLARGGQPVTIATHQCVPACRALVTPNVTLVETGHWKDRTTNHYLKAALEYLASLRLAEYIGPEASAACFFGGPGLPGLWYAKAIRRLRIPCLYYAFEPPRFLYRDRAEIPTRLGPLGPLANCLFALYRHADRQMIGYADAILTNSDFSKQQIREIYGIEAYVSTCGSDLADSVDPSELTALKARYRLSESSEVILAVNHLHPRKRLDLLLRAMSLIVRERPQAVALIVGSGPENERLKALCQELELEPYVRFPGFVLESELPAHYALSEVYVHTAREESLGLVLLEAAGFGVPVVAVNEGGPREIVLDGRTGFLVPATPKALAAQLLYLLSHKDIARQMGCAGMKYTREKFQWQRGARQFMEVLQTVPRTRNSG, encoded by the coding sequence GTGATCTATTTCCTTTACCCTCGGTTGGCCAAACTCACTGGCGCCGAGCGACACATCCTCAAGTTGGCCGAATACTTAGCGCGAGGGGGTCAACCTGTTACCATCGCGACTCACCAGTGCGTGCCAGCCTGTCGAGCGCTTGTGACCCCGAATGTAACGCTCGTTGAGACGGGGCACTGGAAGGACCGGACCACTAACCATTACCTGAAGGCGGCACTGGAATATCTGGCCTCACTACGCCTTGCAGAGTACATTGGACCGGAAGCGAGCGCTGCGTGTTTTTTCGGCGGCCCAGGACTACCGGGGCTGTGGTATGCCAAAGCAATTCGGCGCCTGCGCATCCCTTGCCTATACTACGCCTTCGAACCGCCGCGCTTTCTCTACCGAGACCGTGCCGAAATACCGACTCGCCTGGGCCCCCTGGGCCCGCTCGCAAACTGTTTATTCGCCCTCTATCGACACGCAGACCGACAAATGATCGGCTATGCCGATGCCATTCTCACGAACAGCGACTTCTCAAAGCAACAAATACGCGAGATCTACGGAATCGAAGCCTATGTCTCCACTTGCGGCTCAGACCTGGCTGACTCCGTTGACCCGAGCGAACTCACTGCCCTCAAGGCACGCTATCGGCTCTCAGAAAGCAGTGAAGTAATCCTCGCAGTGAATCACCTCCATCCCCGCAAGCGGCTCGACCTGCTACTGCGGGCAATGTCGCTGATCGTTCGCGAGCGCCCACAGGCAGTAGCACTCATTGTAGGGTCAGGCCCGGAAAACGAACGCCTGAAAGCACTATGCCAAGAACTCGAACTGGAGCCTTATGTGCGGTTTCCTGGCTTTGTCCTCGAAAGCGAACTGCCCGCCCACTATGCGCTGAGCGAGGTCTACGTTCACACTGCGCGGGAGGAATCACTGGGCTTGGTCCTCTTAGAAGCGGCAGGATTTGGGGTGCCCGTGGTAGCAGTGAACGAGGGTGGGCCCCGCGAGATCGTGTTAGATGGCCGCACTGGGTTTCTGGTACCAGCCACGCCCAAAGCGCTGGCCGCGCAACTTCTTTATTTGTTAAGCCACAAAGACATCGCCCGACAGATGGGCTGTGCGGGCATGAAATACACCCGAGAGAAATTTCAGTGGCAACGAGGGGCCAGGCAATTCATGGAGGTCTTGCAGACAGTGCCTCGCACCAGGAACTCCGGCTAG
- a CDS encoding glycosyltransferase family 2 protein, with protein MNTVSVVIPIYNEEKAIADDLDVIIRTMDAWGGRYEVIVVDDGSTDRSAEIVSQYPTVRLIRHPYNRGTGAARNTGLLAAQGDVVVMTDGDGTYPNQDIPRLLEFIDQYDMVIGARKQERGTLPWLRAPAKFFIRKLASYLVNVPIPDLNSGFRAFRRESALRWLHILPSTHSWVSTITIAFLSDGYFVKWIPIDYYARKGRSSFRPIRDTYNYISLVLRSVVYFNPLKVFLPVSAALFTIGGVKMIYDIFKYHFHFAPSTVILVATATQIFVMGLLADLIARASRLGRGWPS; from the coding sequence ATGAATACTGTTAGTGTCGTGATCCCAATTTACAACGAGGAAAAGGCTATCGCTGATGACCTGGATGTGATTATTCGCACGATGGACGCATGGGGCGGCCGCTACGAAGTCATTGTCGTTGATGATGGCTCTACCGATCGCAGCGCCGAGATTGTGAGCCAATATCCCACTGTCCGACTCATCCGGCATCCCTACAACCGGGGCACGGGTGCCGCACGGAACACGGGCCTCTTGGCTGCCCAGGGTGATGTTGTGGTAATGACCGACGGGGATGGCACCTACCCCAACCAGGACATTCCCCGACTCCTCGAGTTCATTGACCAGTATGACATGGTGATCGGCGCTCGGAAGCAGGAGAGGGGCACGCTACCATGGCTACGAGCGCCCGCCAAATTTTTCATCCGCAAACTAGCATCTTACCTGGTGAATGTGCCTATCCCCGATCTCAACTCCGGGTTCCGCGCCTTTAGGCGGGAATCCGCGTTGCGATGGCTGCATATTCTGCCGAGCACACACTCCTGGGTGAGCACCATCACGATCGCTTTTCTGAGCGATGGGTATTTCGTGAAGTGGATACCCATTGACTACTACGCACGCAAGGGCCGTTCCTCATTTCGTCCAATTCGTGACACCTACAACTATATATCGCTTGTGTTGCGCTCGGTGGTGTATTTCAATCCCCTGAAAGTTTTTCTACCGGTCAGCGCCGCACTTTTCACCATTGGCGGGGTGAAAATGATATACGATATCTTCAAGTATCACTTTCACTTCGCACCCTCGACCGTGATCCTGGTAGCGACTGCTACCCAGATTTTCGTCATGGGATTGTTAGCGGATCTCATCGCTCGTGCCAGTCGTTTGGGACGAGGTTGGCCATCCTAG
- a CDS encoding glycosyltransferase family 2 protein — translation MSADYPLVYIVILNWNGAADTIEALLSVEQLTYPRYCVVVVDNASTDESVCVIRERFPHVPLIANTENLGCAGGNNVGIAYALEHSADYVFIMNNDAVVEPGLLEALVAEAQKDSTVGILAPKILYYHEPTRIWNLGAECHWYAPLPVSPGLNRADGPMYQQVRKVDLVTGCGMLVRRAVFERIGLLDTRFFMYYEDSDFCRRAQEAGFQVLVVPSARMWHKVSRSTSDQAPAQRYYKTRYRVQFYRRHRYGPHPLLTHMLVLASVVRNAARDLLRGDSAAARATLRGWRDGWLPPGRGCDLDTARTS, via the coding sequence TTGTCTGCGGATTATCCTTTGGTCTATATCGTCATTTTAAACTGGAATGGCGCGGCGGATACTATCGAGGCTCTCCTATCTGTCGAACAGTTGACGTATCCCCGATATTGTGTGGTTGTGGTGGACAATGCCTCCACAGATGAATCTGTCTGTGTTATTCGTGAGCGCTTTCCTCACGTGCCGCTTATCGCCAACACGGAAAACCTGGGTTGTGCGGGGGGCAACAATGTCGGCATTGCCTATGCTCTGGAGCACAGTGCCGATTATGTGTTCATTATGAATAACGATGCCGTTGTGGAACCTGGTCTGCTGGAAGCGCTCGTGGCGGAGGCACAAAAAGATAGCACTGTAGGCATCCTTGCGCCCAAAATCCTCTATTATCATGAGCCCACGCGCATCTGGAACTTGGGGGCAGAGTGTCATTGGTATGCGCCTCTGCCAGTCAGTCCGGGCTTGAATCGTGCGGACGGCCCGATGTACCAACAGGTACGCAAAGTGGATCTAGTCACTGGCTGTGGCATGCTGGTTCGACGAGCGGTGTTTGAGCGTATAGGTTTGCTTGACACACGCTTTTTCATGTATTATGAAGATAGTGACTTCTGTCGTCGCGCCCAGGAAGCCGGTTTCCAGGTACTAGTCGTACCTTCCGCGCGCATGTGGCACAAGGTGTCGCGGAGCACTTCTGACCAGGCTCCTGCGCAACGTTATTACAAGACCAGATACCGGGTACAATTCTACCGTCGACACCGCTATGGCCCACATCCACTCCTTACCCATATGTTAGTTCTCGCCAGTGTTGTACGCAATGCCGCGCGTGACCTCTTGCGAGGCGATAGTGCAGCGGCACGGGCCACTTTGCGCGGCTGGCGCGATGGTTGGCTGCCTCCCGGACGGGGTTGTGATCTGGATACCGCTCGCACAAGTTGA
- the pstA gene encoding phosphate ABC transporter permease PstA: protein MMFLMGLVTALAFVPLVWIVTYVMAKGGRYLNPAFFTQLPKPMGVEGGGILHAIEGTLLLVGLATLFAIPIGVLAAFYVAEHSNASLAIAVRFGTDVLAGVPSIVIGLFCYTVVVKSQGHFSALAGGVALAIIMLPTIVRTTEEMLKLVPRSLREASLGLGAPEWKTSLKVLMPAAIEGIITGFLLAMARAAGETAPLLFTALGNDRYEISKIIRQGIAAGMSAGQIISGVIGQPVDALPLTLWKYAQQPYPERIAQSWAVALVLMTFVLSVNVFVRIWIQRRMSRLKG from the coding sequence ATGATGTTTCTGATGGGTTTGGTGACCGCATTGGCGTTTGTGCCATTGGTATGGATTGTGACCTATGTAATGGCAAAAGGTGGTCGCTACCTGAACCCAGCGTTCTTCACTCAGCTCCCCAAACCGATGGGTGTAGAAGGCGGCGGCATACTACATGCGATCGAGGGTACGTTGCTACTTGTTGGTCTGGCCACCTTGTTTGCTATCCCTATTGGTGTACTTGCGGCTTTTTACGTTGCTGAACATTCCAATGCTTCTCTTGCCATTGCTGTACGTTTCGGCACAGATGTACTGGCTGGCGTGCCCTCCATTGTGATAGGATTATTTTGTTACACGGTGGTTGTGAAATCGCAAGGGCACTTCTCCGCGCTGGCGGGTGGAGTGGCACTGGCGATTATTATGTTGCCGACAATTGTCCGCACTACAGAAGAAATGCTCAAGTTGGTGCCCCGCAGCCTGCGTGAGGCCTCATTAGGGCTTGGCGCGCCGGAATGGAAAACCTCTCTCAAAGTGTTGATGCCAGCGGCGATCGAGGGCATTATCACAGGGTTTCTACTGGCGATGGCGCGGGCAGCTGGCGAGACTGCACCCTTGTTGTTCACGGCATTGGGTAATGACCGTTACGAGATCAGCAAAATCATCCGTCAAGGTATTGCGGCAGGAATGAGTGCGGGGCAGATTATCTCTGGCGTCATCGGCCAGCCGGTGGATGCGTTGCCACTGACTTTGTGGAAATACGCACAGCAGCCTTACCCCGAGCGCATCGCCCAATCGTGGGCTGTTGCCTTGGTGCTGATGACCTTTGTCTTGTCCGTCAACGTGTTTGTGCGGATATGGATACAGCGGCGCATGTCGCGTTTGAAAGGATAA
- the pstB gene encoding phosphate ABC transporter ATP-binding protein — protein sequence MAGEKMRVDNVSIYYRNFCALRDVSLTILDRRITAIVGPSGCGKSTLLRALNRMNDLIPGSRLEGTVWLGNQNIYGPGVDVVEVRRRVGMVWQKPNPFPKSIFDNVAYGPRLYGVRGGALKELVEASLRRAALWDEVKDILHQPALALSGGQQQRLCIARALAVEPEVILMDEPCSALDPFATLRIEDLMRELRRDYAIVIVTHNMQQAARVSDYTAVFTMEKDRSGVLVEYGPTSEIFTNPKDKRTENYITGRFG from the coding sequence ATGGCTGGTGAGAAAATGCGGGTAGACAACGTCTCGATCTACTACCGTAATTTCTGCGCGCTACGTGATGTGAGTCTGACAATCTTAGATCGGAGAATCACAGCCATTGTAGGGCCATCGGGCTGTGGCAAATCGACACTACTTCGTGCTCTCAACCGTATGAACGACCTCATTCCTGGGTCACGGCTCGAGGGAACCGTGTGGCTTGGCAATCAAAACATCTATGGCCCCGGCGTGGATGTGGTAGAGGTCCGTCGGCGCGTCGGTATGGTTTGGCAGAAGCCTAACCCGTTCCCTAAGTCCATTTTCGACAATGTCGCCTATGGTCCTCGCTTGTATGGAGTACGCGGTGGGGCGTTGAAGGAATTGGTCGAAGCCAGCCTGCGTCGCGCTGCACTATGGGACGAGGTAAAAGACATACTTCATCAGCCCGCCTTAGCCCTTTCCGGTGGGCAACAACAACGTTTGTGCATTGCTCGGGCTTTGGCTGTGGAACCCGAGGTCATCCTAATGGACGAACCTTGCTCGGCTCTTGACCCCTTCGCCACATTGCGTATTGAGGACCTGATGCGGGAACTCCGGCGGGACTACGCCATTGTCATCGTTACCCATAATATGCAGCAGGCAGCTCGCGTGTCCGACTACACCGCTGTTTTTACAATGGAAAAGGATCGCTCCGGTGTGTTAGTGGAATATGGCCCAACGAGTGAAATCTTCACCAACCCGAAGGACAAGCGCACCGAAAACTATATCACAGGCCGTTTCGGCTGA
- a CDS encoding class I SAM-dependent methyltransferase, producing the protein MEERDRFFNRGEIFTLVRCRQCGLVYLNPRPTPEEMARYYPDEYVAFSRAIEDEPGIVNRLDRMYGIYKKCRAVVSAQPSGGRLLDLGCATGNFLNAMRARDGWEVYGVEVNANAAEYARRRFGLNVFTGELADAHFPDKFFDVVTLWDVLEHLHEPTRTLREIGRILVPGGLLVASMPNLDSLDARLFSRYWVGLDAPRHLYVFTPDTARALFIKTGYRLERICSFTGGYLASALSLTFWLDEHLGSESIKQMLRHVLYSPLIRLLALPWFTLLGRLNRITGMTLFATHAGEVEPTC; encoded by the coding sequence ATGGAGGAACGAGATCGCTTCTTCAATCGTGGGGAGATATTTACCTTGGTGCGCTGCCGTCAGTGCGGCCTCGTTTACCTGAACCCTAGGCCCACACCAGAGGAGATGGCCCGCTACTATCCTGATGAATACGTGGCCTTCAGCCGGGCCATTGAAGATGAGCCAGGGATTGTGAATCGTTTGGACCGCATGTATGGCATCTACAAGAAATGCCGGGCTGTGGTCTCGGCTCAACCGTCTGGAGGACGGCTGCTTGACCTGGGATGCGCAACGGGCAATTTCCTGAACGCGATGCGCGCTCGCGATGGCTGGGAAGTCTATGGCGTCGAGGTCAATGCCAACGCCGCGGAGTATGCTCGGCGCCGTTTTGGGTTAAATGTGTTCACTGGGGAACTGGCAGACGCCCATTTCCCAGATAAGTTCTTCGATGTGGTTACATTGTGGGATGTGCTGGAACACTTACATGAGCCAACCAGGACGCTGCGCGAGATCGGACGGATTCTGGTGCCTGGTGGTTTGTTAGTGGCCAGCATGCCTAACCTCGACAGTCTCGATGCCCGCCTCTTCAGTCGCTACTGGGTAGGGCTGGACGCGCCGCGCCACTTGTACGTTTTCACCCCCGACACTGCGCGTGCCCTATTTATCAAGACGGGCTATCGGCTCGAACGCATTTGTAGTTTCACAGGGGGTTATCTCGCCTCTGCTCTCAGCCTCACCTTTTGGCTGGACGAACACCTGGGGAGCGAGAGCATAAAGCAGATGCTGAGACATGTCCTCTACTCCCCACTAATCAGGTTGTTGGCTTTGCCCTGGTTCACGCTGCTGGGGAGACTTAACAGGATTACGGGAATGACACTGTTTGCAACCCATGCGGGGGAGGTTGAACCTACGTGTTAG